A window of Ardenticatenales bacterium genomic DNA:
CTTCATTCTTGCCCATGTACTCATTACCTACACGACTGCCGTGGCACGCGGTACAGGTGCGCGTCATCGGCGGTTTGGCGGTGAAAACATGGCCATTGAGCAGGCCCCCGCCGACGCTTGCCGGCTGGCTCACGTGGCAATCGCCACAGCTCGTGTGACAACTGGCGCAGTGGTTGCCAAACATTTCTTGCATACCGGGATGGTCGCGGTCCGCCCCCCGCGCCTCCAGAACCGTCCAATACCCTTCTTGTGTCATGTGCAGGCTGTTGGCGGCAGTCGCCGTCTGCTCTTCATGGCAGTCGGCGCAGACAGGCGCGTTGCCTTCGCTGGGCCGGGCGACCATGTTCGCATGGGCTTTCTCTTTGTCGGGCGTGTCTACACCGTCATGGCAATCGATACAAGCAACTTCGCCATGTTCGGTTTCACCAAATGCGTCGGCATCGATCAATACCTTTTGCCATGGCTCCAACGGAGCCACAGAACCGCCTCAACCAACCCCGGAGGAAAGCGACTCCTCCGGTTCTTCGATTGGTGCGGCCAGTTCAACCAGTGCCTGCCGGTCGCTGTGGCAAATCAGGCAGTTGCTGGCAACCGACTCAGGCGTTGGGGTGTTGGTGGGCACCTCAGTGGGCACGATGGTGGTCGCCGTAGGCGCAACGGACGTTTCGGTGGGGAGCATGGCTGTCGCTGTGGGCACGTTGACGGTCGCCGTGGCGACTGTTGTCGCCGCGGCAATAGGATAATCCTCGACGGACGCCGGACCGCTCTGACCACAAGCGGTCAATAACAGCAACAGAATGCTCGCAAGGGCTTTGCTGAATTGCTTCATGGGGCACATCCTCTAATTGTGAAAAAATTTACAATCTCAATTATAAGTAATTGTTTTGTTATTTCAATCAAAAGATAGGTTTTTTCGATAGATATTGCTTATGCCATGCCATAAGTTTTTCTTTTGGATAACCCAGGTAGCTGCTTCACCCCCATCTTCCCGGAAGCTGGATGGTAGTACTGATTTTGGGCGTGACCTGGGCTATAATGGGATGCGAGATAGCGTGCAAATCATCGTACTATGAGGGATTAGCAAATGCCGGCATCAGCCAAACCCGCCGACGTAAAAGTAGACCGAAACGCCCGCGAGATGATCATTCGTTGGCATGATGGCCCGGAGTGCCGTTATCCGTTTGACGGGCTGCGGGCCATCTGCCCCTGCGTGGAATGCAAGGGGGGGCACGCCAACATGGGCGGCGCGCCGGACCGCGTCGCCCTGTACGAAACGCCGCCAACGGACCTGACGGTAGAAGGCGTGCAAGCCGTCGGGTCTTATGCGATTCAATTCCAGTGGAGCGACGGCCACTGGACGGGTATCTATACATGGGAATACTTACGGGCAGCGTGCCCGCCGACTGGAGAGAACGCGAGTAACTATTCACGATCACCTTCCCGGAAGCTGTTTTGATGCCAAATGTTCTGAATAATGAGGCGTTTTGGGCTTGACATTGAGCTTCCGGGAAGATCTCCAGGCTGAATAATTACGAACGCGAATGCTACGGATTGATCGGGCGATCATCCCATCGGGTCTGATTCGTAATGGCCGCACCTACAGCCTCATCTGGCAGAGCGGGAAACTGTATATCATTAACACGGGGCCGGCAGGCAATGAGGTGAATGCACGCGGGTTTGCGCAGCAAGCGGCCGTCAATGCGGCCCATCGCCGCATTGAGAAGAAGGTGGCGGAAGGGCAGGCGCGGCTGGCGCAAACAAACCTGGATGCGTTGGCACAAGAAAACAGACACAGCAAAGTGATCACGCCAACGCAGGTGGCGGAGGTGACGCTGAAAGAGAAGCGGGACGGGCTGGTACTGGGTATTCGCGGCAGTGCCGGCAAATTCGACTTCCGCCTGCCCCTCGACAAAAAAGAAGAAGTGGAGCAATTGCTGCAACGCCTGCGCGGCGCGGCAGCCTGACCCAAAAGCGAGCGTACGATGCAAAATTTCGCGGAACAACGGCCGCCTGGCCGTTTCTGCGGGGAGCGCGTGAACCATGCTTGATGTTCACCAACTAAACGTTTTCATTGTCGCGGCGGAGAAGCTAAACTTCACGGCGGCTGCCCGTCAGCTTCACATGAGCCAACCCAGCGTCAGTCAGCATATTACCTCACTGGAAAACCAGCTCGGACAACCGCTTTTTGTGCGCGCCGGACGGCGCATGGAATTGAGCGCCGCCGGCCAGGCGCTGCTGCCATTGGCGCGGGAAGTCGTTACCCGCTCCATGCACATCGAAGAGCAAATGCAATCGCTAAAAGGGGAATTGTTTGGTGAGCTGCGCGTAGGCTGCAGCACAACGCCAGGCAAATACATTCTGCCGAAACTTCTGGCCCGCTTCTTGCGTGCGCACCCCAACGTAACAGTGTCGTGCCAGGTCAGCTCCCAGCGCACTTCCCTGGCGCGTTTGTGCGACGGAGAGGTACATTTCACCCTAGCCAGTTCGATTCAGCTCCCGTGCCGGCATCTGGAATTCTTCCCATTTCTCGATGACCAGATCAAACTCATCGTACCGCTTTCCCATCCCTGGGCCGGGCGCGGCATCATCGAACCGGATGAGCTTTATGATGCCAACTTCATCTTTCGTGAGACCACATCCGGCACACAAACAACCGTGGAAGCCGCCCTCACGGAAGCAGGCATCGTTGTAGACCGGCTAAACACGCTGCTCGTCCTGGGCAACTCGGAAGCCATCGCCCTTGCCGTTCAAGAAGGACTGGGGGCCGGTTTTGTATCCAGTTTCATTCTGGAAAAAGTGGTGCGCAGCGGTGTTGCCACCGTCGACATCCAGGGCGTAGCCTTCAAACGAGCCATTTATTTCGGGCGAAACAGCCGCCGCCCCGCCACCGTCGCCCAAGACACCTTTTGGTCGTTTGTGTGCCAGAACGACACGTAACAAAAGACGCCCCCCGCAGGCCAGAACCACAAGATGAGTATGGTCGGCAGCCCGTCACGGCTCGATCTCGTACAGCGTCAGCGCCCATTCGCGCGCCAGGATTTGCCGGGGGCGATGGTCGCGGCTGCCCTCCAACGTGCCGGCGCGCAGCGTGATGTCCGCCGCCGGGGAGAAGGAAACGCCCTGCTCCGTCAGCCAGGCGGGGTCGCCCACCCAGTAGACGGCATACCCCTCCGCCTGCCAACCGCGAATGGCTCCCTGTAGTCGCGCCGCCAGATCTCCGCGCGCCAGTTGCGCCACGTCGTGCAACGTAAAAGCGTACCGTTGGTGCAAAAATTGCAGCGGCATCCCCATAAAGTCCCCCAACCCCACGGGAGCCGGGTCGTTGAACAGTAGAACAGACGCGGCGGGCAGTTCATTCGCCGCCGCGTCTAGTTGCGCCACCAGCCCGCGCGCGTCCACCTGCCGCACCAGCCCGCGCGCTCCCCAGGCCAGCCCCCCCAGCCACAACAGCACCAGGGCAATCCCCCCTACACGCGCCCATTTTTGCCGCCGTGCCGGCAGCCAGGCCAGCAGCCCGGCCCCTGCCAGTATCGCAAAGGGCATCACGGCGGGCACGTAACGGCGCAAGCCATAAATGAGGATGGGATTGTTCTGCAACCGCCACAGGTACAGCAAGGAGAAAAACAACCCCACAAACAGCGTCGCGCCCATTTCCAGGCGGCGGCCCCGCTGCCAACGCCACAGGAGCCAGCAACTCCCCATCACACCCAACCAGACGCCCAACGGCGAGAGATACCAGCCCAACCGCTGTAGGTTCTCACGGTCGGCCACGGTGACTTGTTCGGCGGCAAACCAGTTGTTCCATACTCGCACGCCCGCCTGGCCGTAGGGACGCACAAACCAGGCATAGGCGGCCAGAAGGAGGATGACGGCCATGGCCACGATGACGGCGGGGCGCTGCCAGCGCATCCAATGGGCGGCCAACGCTCGCCGGGGGTAGCGACGAAACAGCACCGCCAGCAACACGAGTAGAAACAGGGCGGCAACGGGCACTATGGCGAAACGGCGCAACAGGTTCAGGCCGAGGCCAAAGGTGTTCAGGAAGTAGGGGCGGCTCTGCCACCAGGCATGGACGAAGCTGTGCAGCGTGAGCAGAAAGAGGGGGAGAAAGTACCAGCCGTCCCGCCGCCGCGTTTCGCCCCGCGTCCAAAGCCAACCGAGGAGCAGCAAGGGCACGCTCCACACAAAAAACATGTCAATGCGCGTCAGCATCATCTCGCCCCACAGGAGGCCGGCCAGCAGTCCCCAGGTCCGCCGCGACCGATCCGTCCACCAAATGCCCAACGCCCACACGCCCGCCCAGAGGAGAAACTGCGTCAATGTCTCCGTGGTGGGGTAGCGGCTGAACCAGATTTGCAGGCCGCTTAGCGACATGCCGCCTAACAGAAGCAAGGCCGCCCAAGCGCCGCCGATGCGCCGCGCCAGCAGAAAGAGGGCGATCACGCTTAATGCGGCCCACAATCCGGGCAGGAGCAGGCTGGCGGAGATGCCACCCACGCCATCCGCCAGCGCAAACCAGACTGGATGAAGCGGATAAAACTGGGGAACGACCCGCCCCGCCGGCGCGCCGGGAACATAGAAGCCGGGAAACCAGTAGTAAGGGGCGGCTTCCGGCGGCGGCAGAGCGCGCAGCAGCACGGGGTATAGCGCGGGGTCTAGCCGCGCCAGCAGGGGATCGTCAATGAGGATGCCGCCGCTGCGGTCAATGTTCGCGCCCAGGCTGACGTAGACGCCCGCGTCCGCGCCGCCGAGGATGTATTCGTGCGGGCGGAAGAAGAGCCAGGCGGCCAGGGGTAGCCAGGCGAGCAGGATGAGCGAGGTTGGATGCCATCGGCGCGCGGGGCGTGGCTCCGGGGGCGTGGCGCGGCCAAAGTATGCGGCGACCAGCGTCAACAACGCCAGCAGCAGCGCCAGGCGCGAGAGGCTGTACCAGCCGCATTCCGCCAGCAGCAGCGCCAGCCATCCCGTGATGCCAATGCCCAGCGACAGCGCGGCAAAGGCGCGTTCCAGCATATCCGGCGCGAGCGCGGCATCCGACCCGGAGCGGGGGACGTTCGCCACGCTCCGCTCCAACCAGCGCCAAACCAACGCGCCCAGGAGCAAATTGGCGACGACGATCAGCAAAATCGCCGGCGCATCAGGCATGGGCCGCCTCATGCAGTTGGCGCAGCACGCGGGCGACAAACGCCACGTAGGCATCGGCCACCGCTCCGCCTTGATGATGCACCGCCACATAGGCGCGGGCGGCTTCGCCCATGGCCCGTTGCCGGTCGGGGTGGTCGGCAAGGTGGCGCAGCAGAGGCAGGAGCGCGTCGGGGTCGCGGCGTGGGGGCATTTTCAAGACGATTGTGTCCGGGAGTTCCGCGTACCAGCCATCGTCGGAGACGATCAGGGGCCGTGCGGCGGCCAGCGCCCGCAGTGCGGTGGCCGAGGTTTCTCCAGCAGTGGGATAGCGCAGGTTGATGACCACGTCCACGGAGCCAATCCAATCGACAAACGCCGCCAGATTGGGGACGTAGCCCAGGTGCGTAACGTGCGCGGCCAGATCGTGGGCGGCGATCAGGCCGGGGAGGTCCACTTCCGGGTGGACGTCGCCGACGATGAGGTAGTGGGCATGTGGGTGGGTCTGGCGCAGGCGGGCGAAGGCGGCGAGGGTCACGTCCATTTGCCGCGCGGCGGTGATCTGGCCGAAGCTGCCCAGGAGGAGGGTGTGTGCCGGCATGCCAAGCTGCTCGCGGCGGGGTTGGCCGGGATGAATGTCGATCAAGGCGGGAATGATGCCGACGGGGTGGTTGGTGTGGGCGCGGACGCGGGTGGCGGCGTACTGGCTGTGGACGAGTATGCCGAGGCTCAGGTCTAGCAGTCGCCGGGTCAGGGGCATGGCGAAGAGGGGATGGGGTTGGCGTTGGTATTGGATGTCTCGCGCGAGGTGAATGCCGGCATTTCCCATCTCATACCCCAATTCACGCGCATAGGCAGGAAAATTTCCGCGGCCGGCCGTCTGGTCGGCAAGGAAATGGTGCAGCACCGCGTCGTGTAGCACCAAAATACCCGGATACCGCCGGAAAACGCGGACCATGGGCGCATGGTGTTCGCTGTTACCCATCTGGAAAAGTGCGGCATCATATCCCCAACGCCGAAAGCCGTAGTCGGCCAGGGGATATTGGGCCAGGGAACGCACGTCATCCGTTGGCGGCGCGTCCGTGAACAACGTCACCCGCGCCCGCCGCGCCAGGAACGGCAGCAGTTCGCGGCTGTAGTCGGCGATGCCCGTGCGCGCGGGTGGCAGCGGACTGAAGTAAGCCAGGGAGAGCATGGACATCACGGGGTCACGTTATGAATTAGAATCATCCAACGACGCCTCATCTCTTATTCCGCTCTCCGTCTTTATCATCGCGGTCAGTTCCGCCAGTTGATGAATGAGTTCCGTTTGCAGGCGATCTTGTTCGATCAAGCGGGTTTCCAGGGTTTCAATTTGCGCCACGAGAAGCTGGTTAAAGGCGGTTTGCTGCGCCACGATGGCCTGCACGTACCAGCGGGCGGCGACGTTGTTCCAGGTGGTGCGCAGCCAGACAATAAAGGGGCCAAGAAGGGGAACCCGGGAAGTAAACGGCCGCGCCCGCAAGTGGGCGCTCTCGTGCAACAGATCAAAAGGCGCGGAATCTTTCATACATCTCTCGCAGTAGGTCTAGAAACCGGGTTTCGGCGGGGTAAAGACCTGGTCGCTCTAAAAACCGGGGTTCTTCTCCGTTTCGGCGGGGGCGATGAGTTCACTGAGGAGGATGGTCGTGCCCAACCAGAAAATGCCGGCCATGAGTCCGGCGACCACGTCGCTGAGGTAGTGCGTACCCAGAGCCATCTGGCTAATGCCAATGAGAACCAGGAGGGTAATTGTGCCCAAAGCCGTGGTGACTTGCCAGCCCCACTTGGGAACGCCGCGCACAATCAGGTAAGCGATGAACCCGTACAAAAGGACGGCGTGCATCGGTTCGTCGGCGGGAAAGCTGAAGGTGCGCCCGGGGACGAGGGTGGCGGGGAAGGAAGGGGGGCGGCGCTGCACGAAGTGGGTGAGCAGGAGATTGAGCAGACTGCCGCCGGCGACGGAAATCCAGAGGGCGATGAGTCGACGCCACCGTTTTTGCCATAAAAGGAGGATAGCTACCAGCGCCGTGCCAATGAAGATGATGTCCATTGACGCCAGTTGTCCGATCAGGAGAAAGAACTCCTGGCTTTCGGCGGTGACGTTGAGGAGGAACCAGACGGCAACGCCGGCATCGTAGAGGGCAAACTCCTCCCGCGCCAGCACGTCTTGAGTGATGCCACCAAAGAGCCAGCCACTGATGACGACGAGGCCAAAGCTGATGGTGACGACGAAGGTGGCCCCGCCGGCGGGATTGAAGCGGTAGCGCAGCCAGGCGAAGAATTGGGGCAGGCGCAAACGATGACTGATGCGCAACAGGCGGGCGCGCACGCGGCTTTCCTGGCGGGACCAGCGGCGGATGAGCCAGATGCTGCCGGCAATGACCAGCACGGCCAACAGCAGACTCCAGCCAATCCGCTGCAAAATATGGTCCAGTCGTTCCAGGTTGTTGCCAAAAACGTAGCCAAGCAGCCCGATGACGGTGGCCCAGATGATGGCTCCCAGGATGTCGTAGAGGATGAAAAGGCGGGTGGGCATCTGGTTAATGCCGGCAACAACCGCCGTAAACACCCTGATCACGGGAATGAATCGGGCCACAATCAACGCCTTGGGACCATGCCGGCGGAAAAACGCCTGGCTCTTCTCCATCCCCGTCCCATCTCCATGCAGCCGGCGCAGCACGCGCGGTCCGTGGCGACGCCCCAGCGTGTAGCCGATGGAGTCCCCCGCCACCGCGCTCACCGCGCCCACGGCGATCACTATTTCGATGGAAAGGGTGCTATGCGAAGCAAACGCGGCCACGATCAGCAGCACCGTTTCTCCCGGCACAGGTAAACCCGCGCCTTCCAGGATTAACATGCCGGCAAGAATAAAGTAGCCATAGGTAGCGATATATGGAGACAAAAAAACGACCAGTTGGGTCATGTGGGTCTGTCCGTTGGCAGTTGCGAATGCGTCAGATAATCGGCCTCGGCGTCGCGCAGACGCTGCAAGTGCGTGTCGAAATAGCGGTCATTGAGGAAATCGACCCCCCAATCGACGGAATTCTGGGTATGCACGCCCATATGCCAGAGATACCGGGCGCAAACGAACAAGGGGATCGCCCGCGTGTCCAGGTCACTGATTGGACGTGTCTCGCGGTAGGCGTGTAGAAACGAAGGCCAGCGGGCGGCGATGGCGTCTTCCAGGCGACAACACCAGAGAAAGAC
This region includes:
- a CDS encoding glycosyltransferase encodes the protein MSMLSLAYFSPLPPARTGIADYSRELLPFLARRARVTLFTDAPPTDDVRSLAQYPLADYGFRRWGYDAALFQMGNSEHHAPMVRVFRRYPGILVLHDAVLHHFLADQTAGRGNFPAYARELGYEMGNAGIHLARDIQYQRQPHPLFAMPLTRRLLDLSLGILVHSQYAATRVRAHTNHPVGIIPALIDIHPGQPRREQLGMPAHTLLLGSFGQITAARQMDVTLAAFARLRQTHPHAHYLIVGDVHPEVDLPGLIAAHDLAAHVTHLGYVPNLAAFVDWIGSVDVVINLRYPTAGETSATALRALAAARPLIVSDDGWYAELPDTIVLKMPPRRDPDALLPLLRHLADHPDRQRAMGEAARAYVAVHHQGGAVADAYVAFVARVLRQLHEAAHA
- a CDS encoding DUF971 domain-containing protein — translated: MPASAKPADVKVDRNAREMIIRWHDGPECRYPFDGLRAICPCVECKGGHANMGGAPDRVALYETPPTDLTVEGVQAVGSYAIQFQWSDGHWTGIYTWEYLRAACPPTGENASNYSRSPSRKLF
- a CDS encoding bifunctional DedA family/phosphatase PAP2 family protein: MTQLVVFLSPYIATYGYFILAGMLILEGAGLPVPGETVLLIVAAFASHSTLSIEIVIAVGAVSAVAGDSIGYTLGRRHGPRVLRRLHGDGTGMEKSQAFFRRHGPKALIVARFIPVIRVFTAVVAGINQMPTRLFILYDILGAIIWATVIGLLGYVFGNNLERLDHILQRIGWSLLLAVLVIAGSIWLIRRWSRQESRVRARLLRISHRLRLPQFFAWLRYRFNPAGGATFVVTISFGLVVISGWLFGGITQDVLAREEFALYDAGVAVWFLLNVTAESQEFFLLIGQLASMDIIFIGTALVAILLLWQKRWRRLIALWISVAGGSLLNLLLTHFVQRRPPSFPATLVPGRTFSFPADEPMHAVLLYGFIAYLIVRGVPKWGWQVTTALGTITLLVLIGISQMALGTHYLSDVVAGLMAGIFWLGTTILLSELIAPAETEKNPGF
- a CDS encoding LysR family transcriptional regulator, which produces MLDVHQLNVFIVAAEKLNFTAAARQLHMSQPSVSQHITSLENQLGQPLFVRAGRRMELSAAGQALLPLAREVVTRSMHIEEQMQSLKGELFGELRVGCSTTPGKYILPKLLARFLRAHPNVTVSCQVSSQRTSLARLCDGEVHFTLASSIQLPCRHLEFFPFLDDQIKLIVPLSHPWAGRGIIEPDELYDANFIFRETTSGTQTTVEAALTEAGIVVDRLNTLLVLGNSEAIALAVQEGLGAGFVSSFILEKVVRSGVATVDIQGVAFKRAIYFGRNSRRPATVAQDTFWSFVCQNDT